From a single Metopolophium dirhodum isolate CAU chromosome 6, ASM1992520v1, whole genome shotgun sequence genomic region:
- the LOC132946402 gene encoding uncharacterized protein LOC132946402 isoform X2, giving the protein MKNIAKTSRAYVIANLSTNHEGNATLACELIETACKCGADYVLMELDENTNPFTYEDITNFHKLAQDNGAVFTTKSLVNSIRQISPIQQFKDINNDEDEISSDLQLAFPSIPEKDISEDRKSYETVDLVEKIQQKFPKHELQFWEFQEISTCLPEVVIAIGIKAISCKFTLDDKSIGYDHAMSISTRDFRTMVTNIRTVEIALGTGKKDKLSPSELPCFKKLFKSVVAAKNLERGSILKAEDMKIKVSDTQSMCGFYFPIVIGRQLLSEVDEDDPIFVSDFDGHAKSHDVSNKISCSICSEIFMRKDNLIRHSKDKHPSNIVVQQQPTITKQEIQDFFTPAEHIYDYNVQSHNGHKRPYHTENSNEAANAKKTRMSIVKTRGFIKTGTSLSNKINWYYVKNTDNLTNHRTFLESTKKDLIELLKSLSAKQPIKYNLKLEATYERPNVENSAENRAFKTSAKEMIIDTDIEAKINQDFVNLLLEEEMYTSKGSGFTLQSIDGLLLGVYSYFPMGGSSYITLPEDIKNKKAIINPQNSDQQCFKWAIIAR; this is encoded by the exons ATGAAGAACATTGCCAAGACCAGTCGGGCGTACGTCATCGCGAATCTGTCGACGAACCACGAGGGAAACGCGACGCTGGCCTGCGAACTGATCGAAACAGCATGC aaATGTGGCGCGGATTATGTTTTAATGGAACTGGACGAAAATACCAATCCATTTACTTATGAAGATATCACAAACTTTCATAAGTTGGCTCAAGATAATGGGGCCGTTTTCACGACCAAATCGCTAGTG AATTCAATTCGTCAAATTTCTCCAATTCAACAATTTAAGGATATAAATAATGACGAGGATGAAATTAGTAGTGATTTGCAACTAGCATTTCCTTCAATTCCAGAAAAGGATATTTCCGAAGATCGTAAATCATATGAAACCGTCGATCTAGtggaaaaaatacaacaaaagtTTCCCAAACATGAACTCCAGTTTTGGGAATTTCAAGAAATAAGCACGTGTCTTCCTGAAGTGGTTATTGCTATCggaataaaa gcGATATCTTGCAAGTTTACGTTGGACGATAAATCAATCGGATACGATCACGCGATGTCTATCTCCACTCGAGACTTTCGTACCATGGTGACTAATATTAGGACAGTTGAAATTGCACTAGGAACAGGGAAAAAAGACAAACTCTCCCCATCTGAACTGCCATGTTTCAAAAAGTTGTTCAAAAGCGTTGTAGCTGCAAAAAATTTAGAGCGTGGATCCATATTAAAAGCGGAAGATATGAAAATCAAAGTTAGTGACACACAGAGCATGTGTGGATTTTACTTCCCAATAGTAATCGGTCGACAGTTATTATCTGAAGTTGATGAAGATGATCCAATTTTCGTTTCTGATTTTGatgg ACATGCCAAGTCACACGATGTATCCAATAAGATTTCATGCAGTATATGCTCAGAAATATTTATGCGAAAAGATAACCTCATCAGGCATAGCAAGGATAAACatc CTTCAAATATTGTAGTTCAACAACAACCAACCATAACCAAGCAAGAAATTCAAGATTTTTTTACACCAGCTGAACACATTTACGATtataatg ttcaatCTCACAATGGTCATAAGCGCCCATATCATACGGAAAATTCGAATGAAGCAGCAAATGCTAAAAAGACACGCATGAGCATCGTCAAGACTCGAGGATTCATCAAGACAGGCACATCGTTATCGAATAAAATCAATTGGTATTACGTGAAAAATACAGATAACTTGACCAACCACAGAACATTTTTAGAATCAACAAAAAAAGACTTAATAGAACTACTCAAGTCACTATCAGCAAAAcaaccaattaaatataatcttaaattagAAGCAACATATGAACGCCCGAACGTAGAAAATTCAGCAGAGAATAGAGCATTTAAGACCTCAGCTAAGGAAATGATTATAGATACAGATATTGAAGCTAAAATTAATCAAGATTTTGTCAACCTTTTGCTTGAAGAAGAAATGTATACTTCTAAAGGAAGTGGATTTACACTACAATCAATAGATGGTTTACTGTTAGGAGTATATAGTTATTTCCCTATGGGTGGTTCGTCTTATATTACACTTCCAGaggacataaaaaataaaaaagcaattATCAATCCCCAAAACTCAGACCAACAGTGCTTCAAGTGGGCAATCATAGCAAGGTAA
- the LOC132946403 gene encoding tigger transposable element-derived protein 4-like, producing MSKRKLKILTIAEKVNVIHMVEHSGKKNYEVANAFGIPSSTLSTILKNKTKILTNFKLQPSRKKIKLSEFPNLDSSLFKWYVQCKDSNLPVSGPILKEKANIFAKSLGYTNFKNSTGWLDKWKKRNNITLRKPCSGNLSNSSVSKDQHCIKWKNDILTIINEYSPNDIFNADEMGIFYRCLPDSTQQLSYGEDDCRDGKRSKERVTVLLCTNMSGTEKIKPLLIGKPTKPRCFRGIKSLPIDYESNPKAWMTAFLWNKWLKQFDEKLFMENRKIILFIDNCTAHVIVPNLKAITIKFFPTDSTSKLQPLDHGIIQNFKVFYRKEVIRKITSHIELQCTISIDLLQAVRITDKSWRQVTSEIIANSFKKAGFQHPGTLVQTIPSYQEPYQEKNHPEWSYIKQKYNLMPEFTFNSYVKIDDNLTVCSNLNDSEIISAEVAGLTKCTHDNDRDDYSTSRKVAYKEATRALEILRDFIETTEGMDNIHFEALGTIEDAMDKIKHTEKL from the exons atgtcgaaacgtaaattaaaaatcttaacgATTGCGGAAAAAGTCAACGTCATTCATATGGTCGAACATagcgggaaaaaaaattatgaagtaGCAAACGCATTTGGCATACCGAGCTCTACGTTATcgactattttaaaaaataaaacgaaaattttgacaaatttcaaATTGCAACCAAGTCGGAAGAAAATTAAGCTATCTGAGTTTCCGAATCTGGATTCTAGTTTATTCAAATGGTATGTCCAGTGTAAGGATAGTAACCTACCCGTAAGTGGACCTATATTAAAAGAAAAGGCTAACATATTTGCAAAGTCACTGGGTTACACGAATTTCAAAAATAGCACTGGATGGCTGGATAAATGGAAAAAACGAAACAACATTACTTTACGAAAACCTTGCAGTGGAAATTTGTCTAATTCATCTGTCAGTAAAGATCAACATTGtattaaatggaaaaatgatattttaacaataatcaaTGAATATTCACCTAACGACATTTTCAATGCAGACGAGATGGGAATTTTTTACAGATGTCTACCGGACAGTACTCAGCAGCTATCTTATGGAGAAGACGATTGCCGCGATGGCAAACGAAGTAAAGAACGCGTTACTGTTCTTTTGTGTACGAATATGAGTGGTACCGAAAAAATCAAACCTTTGCTTATCGGAAAGCCTACTAAACCAAGATGCTTCAGAGGAATTAAATCTTTGCCAATAGACTACGAATCAAATCCAAAAGCATGGATGACGGCTTTTTTGTGGAATAAATGGCTTAAACAATTTGATGAAAAGCTGTTCATGGAAAATcgtaagattatattatttattgataattgcaCTGCTCATGTCATCGTCCCAAATTTAAAAGCGATTACTATCAAGTTTTTCCCAACCGACAGCACTTCGAAACTCCAACCACTCGACCACGGCATAATCCAAAACTTCAAGGTTTTTTATAGAAAAGAAGTGATACGTAAAATAACTTCACATATTGAACTCCAATGCACTATTTCAATTGATTTGTTACAAGCTGTAAGAATAACTGACAAATCATGGAGACAAGTTACGTCGGAAATAATAgcaaatagtttcaaaaaagcGGGATTTCAACACCCGGGTACACTTGTTCAAACAATCCCCTCCTACCAAGAACCCtatcaagaaaaaaatcatCCTGAATGGTCGTATATTAAACAAAAGTACAATTTAATGCCAGAATTTACATTTAACAGTTATGTCAAAATTGACGATAACCTAACAGTGTGTAGCAATTTAAATGATTCTGAAATAATATCTGCAGAAGTTGCAGGATTAACAAAATGTACACATGATAATGACAGAGACGATTATTCAACTTCAAGAAAAGTTGCTTATAAAGAAGCCACAAGAGCGTTAGAAATTTTACGTGATTTTATTGAAACAACAGAAG GAATggataatattcattttgaagcATTAGGAACCATAGAAGATGCCatggataaaataaaacatacagaAAAACTTTAA
- the LOC132946401 gene encoding unconventional myosin ID: MATRDEPGIVDFVLLDEITIEGFMENLTLRFNSGFIYTYIGEVCISVNPYRTLNIYGQDYINQYKGREIFENPAHIFAIADSAHRSMKMHSQDSCIVISGESGSGKTEASKIIMKYIAAVTNLTGQQEVERVKNILIQSNIVLETFGNAKTNRNDNSSRFGKYMDINFDFKGDPIGGRVINYLLEKSRVIQQQLGERNFHSFYQALGNTTHKEASNLGLNPDPQHYFYTQQGKSTITSADKSDFQATLSACKTLGFSVIDIKTTWKIVAAILQLGNVTFSTNDDDTIAVTKSHNNPVEQVSKLLEVDTKDLLTALSKRIIAANGEVLQKAHTLSQAEVGRDALAKAIYDRLFTWIVSKVNEALIPYIENDKYKGGTVIGVLDIYGFEVFEHNSFEQFCINYCNEKLQQVFIDLVLRQEQEEYKKEGIAWQEIKYFNNQVICDLVEKPHQGVISIMDEACLNVGKVNDEMLLEAMDSKLSYHKHYSSRQVNTLDKDLKHKTQFKILHYAGDVVYNIYGFLEKNKDTLFQDFKRLLYSSKNPIIRDMWPEGALDIKSTTKRPVTAGSAFKTSMIALVKTLNSKMPYYVRCIKPNENKAPVGIDYKRVVHQVSYLGLLENVRVRRAGFAHRQPYSRFLKRYKMISGFTWPSYKCSDKEATRALIDENNFTNDVKYGITKLFIRSPQTLFALEKMRAELIPAIVILLQKQWRGAICRAKFRKMKAAYYIIKFYRRHKIRTYLKSVLEAHRTCEMNAHHKESIVWPQINFAVRQLEPSLRSIYKRWKAYKLLSPYPRSEWPQLRCKVYAASLLWGKRPSWGAKRMWRGDYLSSPTENVENANYTVALNNLKNSDRFNQVLFSSFIHKTNRYNKCADRAILITDWAIYKLDITNFKPMKKGMPIQEVTGMSVSPGQDQLVVIHSNRGNDLVVTLKPTADINEDRIGELLGVISTRYFQLRNSELPVNVSNKFNCMLGKKSRMLRVEVNPQTSTASFRKDDNGGIVYIIPPNVAVHPFIKA, encoded by the exons ATGGCCACCCGAGACGAACCGGGAATCGTGGATTTTGTCCTGCTGGACGAGATCACGATCGAGGGATTCATGGAAAACCTGACGTTGAG atTCAACTCTggttttatatatacctatattgggGAAGTCTGTATTTCTGTAAATCCATACCGCACTTTAAACATCTATGGTCAAGACTACATAAATCAATAcaaag GACGGGAGATTTTTGAAAACCCAGCACATATATTTGCAATTGCAGACTCTGCACACCGTAGCATGAAAATGCACAGTCAAGATTCTTGTATTGTTATTAGTGGTGAATCAGGAAGTGGTAAAACTGAAGCATCTAAGATTATAATGAAGTATATTGCTGCAGTTACTAACTTGACTGGTCAACAAGAAGTGGAACG aGTAAAGAACATCTTGATTCAATCAAACATAGTTTTAGAGACATTTGGAAACGCTAAAACCAACAGAAATGATAATTCCTCTAGATTTGGAAAATATATGGatatcaattttgattttaaaggaGATCCAATTGGTGGAcgagtaattaattatttacttgaaaaatCTCGTGTTATACAACAACAACTTGGTGAACGTAACTTCCATAGCTTTTAtcag gcaTTAGGAAATACAACACATAAAGAAGCTAGCAATTTAGGGTTGAATCCAGATCcccaacattatttttatacacagcAAGGAAAATCCACAATTACATCAGCTGATAAATCTGATTTTCAAGCTACCTTAAGTGCTTGTAAGACACTTGGATTTTCCGTGATTGACATTAAAACCACTTGGAAAATTGTTGCCGCCATCTTACAATTA GGAAATGTAACATTTTCCACCAATGATGATGATACTATTGCTGTGACTAAATCTCATAATAATCCAGTTGAACAAGTATCCAAGCTGTTAGAGGTTGACACTAAAGATCTTTTAACAGCTCTAAGTAAACGTATAATTGCGGCAAATGGTGAAGTATTGCAGAAAGCTCACACTTTATCTCAGGCTGAAGTTGGAAGAGATGCATTAgcaaaa GCAATTTACGATCGGTTGTTCACTTGGATAGTAAGTAAGGTCAATGAAGCCTTAATACCATATATTGAAAATGATAAGTACAAAGGAGGAACTGTAATTGGAGTATTAGATATTTATGGATTTGAAGTATTTGAACATAATAGCTTTGAACAATTTTGCATTAACTACTGTAATGAAAAGCTTCAACAAGTATTCATag aTTTGGTGTTGCGTCAAGAGCAGGAAGAATACAAAAAAGAAGGCATAGCCTGGCAAgagatcaaatattttaacaaccaaGTAATTTGTGACCTTGTAGAAAAACCTCATCAAGGTGTAATTTCAATTATGGATGAAGCTTGTCTGAATGTAGGCAAAGTAAACGATGAA ATGTTATTAGAAGCCATGGACTCAAAACTGTCGTATCACAAACACTATTCTAGCAGGCAGGTGAATACATTGGACAAAGATTTAAAACACAAgactcaatttaaaatttt ACATTACGCTGGTGatgtagtgtataatatttatggttttttggaaaaaaataaagatacatTATTTCAAGATTTTAAAAGACTGCTTTACTCTTCAAAGAACCCAATTATTAGAGATATGTGGCCTGAAGGAGCCTTAGATATAAAATCT ACAACAAAAAGACCAGTAACTGCTGGAAGTGCATTTAAAACATCAATGATTGCTTTGGTCAAaacattaaatagtaaaatgCCATATTATGTGAGATGTATAAAACCAAATGAAAATAAGGCTCCTGTTGGGATAGACTATAAAAGAGTTGTTCATCAAGTTTCTTATTTGGGTCTATTAGAAAATGTCAGAGTACGAAGAGCTGGATTTGCTCATAGACAGCCTTATAGCAGATTCCTCAAAAG GTATAAAATGATAAGTGGTTTTACATGGCCTAGTTATAAATGTAGTGACAAAGAAGCCACCAGAGCATTAatagatgaaaataattttacaaatgatGTTAAATATGGGATAACAAAGTTATTTATTAGATCACCTCAAACATTATTTGCCTTGGAAAAG atGAGAGCAGAATTAATTCCAgctattgtgatattattgcaAAAACAGTGGCGAGGTGCTATATGTCGTGCTAAATTCCGCAAAATGAAAGCtgcctattatataattaaattttatcgacGTCATAAAATACGTACTTACCTTAAATCTGTCTTGGAAGCTCATAG AACTTGTGAAATGAATGCGCATCATAAGGAATCAATAGTTTGGCCACAAATAAATTTTGCTGTTCGTCAATTAGAACCTTCATTAAGGTCTATATACAAACGATGGAAGGCATATAAACTATTGAGCCCCTATCCTAGAAGTGAATGGCCACAGTTACGATGCAAAGTATATGCTGCATCTTTATTATGGGGAAAACGGCCAAGTTGGGGTGCAAAACGTATGTGGAGAGGTGATTATCTTTCATCACCAACAGAAAATGtagaaaatgcaaattataCAGTTGCATTGAATAACCTTAAGAACTCTGATCGTTTTAATCag GTGTTGTTTTCGAGCTTCATTCATAAAACGAACCGTTATAATAAGTGTGCAGATCGTGCAATATTAATAACTGATTGGGCAATTTATAAGTTGGACATAACAAATTTCAAACCAATGAAAAAAGGAATGCCTATACAAGAA GTAACTGGAATGAGTGTAAGTCCAGGACAAGATCAACTGGTTGTAATTCATTCTAATCGAGGAAATGATCTTGTAGTTACTTTAAAACCAACTGCTGACATTAATGAAGACAGAATTGGTGAGCTTTTAGGAGTAATCAGCACCAGATATTTCCA attgaGGAACTCTGAGTTGCCAGTAAATGTGTCCaacaaatttaactgtatgttGGGAAAAAAGTCTCGAATGCTTCGAGTTGAAGTCAATCCTCAAACATCAACTGCCAGTTTTAGAAAAGATGATAATGGTGGTATCGTATACATCATACCTCCAAATGTTGCAGTTCACCCATTTATTAAAGCGTAA
- the LOC132946404 gene encoding U5 small nuclear ribonucleoprotein TSSC4 translates to MSFQDPTFVGDTPEFQNKRTNLFAVLDQAEKDLESKIKKASTADAHEILNGRVERRTGRSLTKQFRGKDSLFVKPEIPPWRIIEKHRPPDFKLHPHKWTKYSLADVNEMNDKSNAAAAFAFLKEMQSRKSKDEENDDEEGKKIVFKRTPKSNEPEMKPSFKSTKLVMPEYEFGKKVQKKKSKPKHTTDGTTSNKEIKLGHLMEDEIDE, encoded by the coding sequence ATGTCATTTCAAGATCCAACGTTCGTCGGCGACACTCCAGAGTTCCAGAACAAACGTACTAACCTGTTCGCCGTACTTGATCAAGCAGAGAAGGATTtggaatcaaaaattaaaaaagcctCGACAGCTGACGCACATGAAATACTCAATGGTCGTGTAGAACGCAGGACTGGTCGTTCACTCACCAAACAGTTCCGAGGCAAAGATAGTCTGTTTGTCAAGCCCGAAATACCACCGTGGCGCATAATTGAAAAGCACAGGCCGCCAGATTTCAAATTGCATCCACACAAATGGACTAAATATTCATTGGCTGATGTGAACGAGATGAATGACAAGAGCAATGCAGCTGCTGCATTTGCATTTCTTAAAGAAATGCAAAGTAGAAAATCTAAAGATGAAGAAAATGATGATGAAGAAGGAAAGAAAATAGTGTTCAAGAGAACCCCGAAGTCCAACGAACCAGAAATGAAACCGAGTTTTAAGAGTACTAAACTGGTTATGCCAGAATATGAATTTGGAAAAAAGGTACAGAAGAAAAAAAGTAAACCCAAACATACAACAGATGGAACTACTtctaataaagaaattaaactTGGGCATTTAATGGAAGATGAAATTGatgaatga